Proteins encoded in a region of the Paenibacillus pedocola genome:
- a CDS encoding glycerol dehydrogenase codes for MRKAFISPTKYVQGEDELFNLGYFVQTFGNSALLIAHPDDVKRVQAKLDFTADKFKITLVESNFRGECSREEVARLKELARENSCSCTIGLGGGKAIDTAKCVAEGEALIIVPTIAATDAPTSHSAVLYTPEGQFDDYAYFKQSPSVVMIDTTVIANAPTRFLVSGMGDALSTYFEARATSNSYSNVNAGLPCGVREGVCGPAKGTNTALVLAKFCYETLLKDGLNAKVASDCNQVTPALENIIETNILLSGLGFESGGLAAAHAIHNGLTSLEGTHHYYHGEKVAFSTIAQLVLENAAGSELDEVLEFCISVGLPVCLADIGVDSISSEELLNVAQKACIAEESIHSMPFPVTAEAVAAAIRVADQLGRNYKLAKGV; via the coding sequence ATGAGAAAAGCCTTTATCAGCCCAACTAAATATGTGCAAGGTGAGGATGAGCTGTTCAACCTCGGTTACTTTGTACAGACCTTCGGCAATTCAGCACTTCTTATCGCCCACCCGGATGACGTGAAGCGTGTACAGGCGAAGCTTGATTTTACCGCCGATAAATTCAAGATTACGCTCGTAGAGAGCAATTTCCGGGGCGAGTGCTCCCGCGAAGAGGTTGCACGCCTCAAGGAGCTGGCCCGGGAGAATTCCTGTTCCTGTACAATCGGCCTCGGCGGAGGCAAGGCCATTGATACGGCGAAATGCGTAGCCGAAGGCGAAGCCTTGATTATCGTGCCGACGATCGCGGCGACCGATGCGCCGACAAGCCATTCAGCCGTTCTGTACACACCGGAGGGACAGTTCGATGACTATGCTTATTTCAAGCAAAGCCCCAGTGTGGTCATGATCGATACAACGGTGATTGCCAATGCGCCGACAAGATTTCTGGTATCCGGGATGGGGGATGCGCTCTCGACTTATTTCGAAGCCCGGGCGACTTCAAACTCCTACTCTAATGTTAACGCTGGCCTGCCTTGCGGTGTACGCGAGGGCGTGTGCGGACCCGCTAAGGGAACAAATACGGCACTTGTGCTGGCGAAGTTCTGCTATGAAACTTTACTCAAAGACGGATTAAATGCCAAGGTCGCGAGCGACTGCAATCAGGTCACTCCTGCGCTGGAGAATATTATAGAAACCAACATCCTGTTATCAGGCCTAGGGTTCGAAAGCGGCGGACTTGCAGCTGCACATGCTATTCATAACGGTCTGACTTCGCTTGAGGGTACGCATCACTATTATCACGGCGAGAAGGTGGCGTTCAGTACTATCGCCCAACTGGTGCTTGAGAATGCTGCCGGCAGCGAGCTGGACGAGGTACTGGAATTCTGTATCTCTGTGGGTCTTCCAGTCTGCCTGGCAGACATTGGAGTGGACAGCATTTCGTCTGAAGAGCTGCTGAATGTGGCGCAGAAAGCCTGCATTGCGGAAGAGTCGATTCATTCGATGCCATTCCCGGTCACTGCAGAAGCTGTTGCCGCAGCCATTCGGGTAGCAGACCAGTTAGGCCGGAACTACAAGCTGGCCAAGGGGGTATAA
- a CDS encoding response regulator: protein MQTVMIVDDEVIFRDYLRGVLDWDTLGFEITVEAKNGVEALELCAHNPVDIALIDITMPFMDGLELTRRLKEQYPEISIVLITGHNEFEYARTALKLGVEDYILKPFSKDELMLTLLKLQQEHRKVQLDNFTYKENQQLVKESFLNRLISSDLLLTDEEILTRLGQFKIHIQNPVFVVVCIEIDHMDRKWQKISERMLMKYAVTNILNEALDESWKHHMFNGPEGRIIGLVEHADDQANMTPSLDGYRKLGALIKKYLNFTITIGIGRSKEGFKNIHESYHEALVALQNKFVLGHDRVITYEAVAGEVGKQVFYPAEVNDELLIELRMRNSEQVQRILDSVFDSIVERRLSMDYVYVICIGLISVNLAYITESGHPIEECFGENFFPYNEIRKFDSLEGTFEWIKELFHKAIRYTGQYKNTRAAKIAQSAKAYIEQCYPDPELQLEQVAQHVFINASYLRAVFKKEFGMTLSDYITQYRMKKAKELLGRGGQRLADIAESVGYNDASYFSKSFKKFYGYSPSGYEKNRT from the coding sequence ATGCAGACAGTGATGATTGTGGATGATGAGGTTATTTTTCGGGATTACCTGCGCGGTGTATTGGATTGGGACACACTGGGCTTTGAAATTACTGTCGAAGCCAAAAACGGTGTGGAAGCGCTGGAGCTTTGCGCCCATAACCCGGTAGATATTGCCCTGATCGACATTACCATGCCGTTCATGGATGGTCTGGAGCTGACCCGGCGGCTGAAAGAGCAATATCCCGAAATTAGCATCGTACTGATTACAGGCCATAATGAATTTGAATATGCGCGGACGGCCCTCAAGCTGGGCGTAGAGGATTACATCCTGAAGCCGTTTTCCAAGGACGAGCTGATGCTCACCCTCCTCAAGCTGCAGCAGGAGCACCGGAAGGTGCAGCTCGACAATTTCACCTATAAAGAAAATCAGCAGCTGGTGAAGGAAAGCTTCCTGAACCGGCTGATCAGCAGCGACCTCCTGCTTACCGATGAAGAGATCCTGACGCGCCTCGGGCAGTTTAAGATTCATATTCAGAATCCGGTATTCGTTGTCGTCTGTATCGAAATTGATCATATGGACCGCAAATGGCAGAAAATAAGCGAGCGCATGCTGATGAAATATGCCGTTACAAACATCCTGAACGAAGCCCTGGATGAAAGCTGGAAGCATCATATGTTCAACGGGCCGGAAGGGCGGATTATCGGGCTGGTGGAACATGCGGATGATCAGGCCAATATGACCCCTTCCTTGGACGGCTACCGGAAACTTGGCGCATTAATCAAGAAATATCTGAATTTCACGATTACCATAGGAATTGGCCGCAGTAAGGAAGGCTTCAAGAATATTCATGAATCCTACCATGAAGCGCTAGTGGCCCTCCAGAATAAGTTTGTCCTCGGCCATGACAGGGTGATCACTTACGAAGCTGTTGCCGGAGAAGTGGGCAAGCAGGTCTTTTATCCGGCAGAGGTCAACGATGAGCTGCTGATTGAACTCCGGATGCGGAATAGCGAGCAGGTGCAGCGGATTCTGGACAGTGTATTTGACTCTATAGTCGAAAGACGGCTGTCGATGGATTATGTGTATGTCATTTGCATCGGGCTGATCAGCGTCAATCTCGCGTATATCACAGAGTCGGGTCATCCGATTGAAGAATGCTTTGGCGAGAACTTTTTCCCGTACAATGAAATCCGCAAATTTGATTCGCTGGAAGGCACCTTCGAATGGATCAAGGAATTATTCCATAAAGCCATACGCTATACGGGCCAATACAAAAATACCAGAGCCGCGAAAATTGCCCAGTCGGCCAAAGCCTATATCGAACAGTGTTATCCCGATCCCGAGCTCCAGCTGGAGCAGGTTGCCCAGCATGTGTTCATCAATGCCAGCTACCTGCGGGCCGTGTTCAAGAAGGAATTCGGCATGACCCTAAGCGACTACATCACACAGTACCGGATGAAAAAAGCCAAGGAGCTGCTGGGACGGGGCGGCCAGCGCCTAGCGGACATCGCCGAAAGTGTAGGCTATAACGATGCAAGCTACTTCAGCAAAAGCTTCAAGAAATTCTACGGATATTCCCCAAGCGGGTACGAAAAGAATAGAACTTAG
- a CDS encoding PocR ligand-binding domain-containing protein, with product MSNPLFNLENIIDLEKWHVLQDSLALVTKMAIITVNYKGIPVSKHSYCQPFCQGVRKDDVLSQYCQKCDARGGLEAVRLNAPYIYQCHFNIIDIAIPIIIDNQYIGAVMAGQIRLRDSGHQLEQLVSRPPSADTEDKFKALEAEYASLPTLSYEEVSTTADMLFHLCNYVVGEAIAKNTTIQMYKKTLLREPASPAIDFAPASNQVYGHLQAMQSELSHTLVEHSIKELSVMQFRSSNPLLQPAFDYFYQHKHKNITLNDMAKQCHISPSYFSRIFTKETGENFSTFAPRLKVEWAKQLLETTDQPVNQISDTLGFCDAGYFIKTFKKFEHLTPSVYRTMYRNKQ from the coding sequence ATGAGCAATCCGCTGTTCAATCTGGAGAATATTATCGACCTGGAGAAATGGCATGTGCTGCAGGACTCCCTCGCGCTCGTCACCAAGATGGCGATTATTACCGTTAACTATAAAGGTATCCCCGTCAGCAAGCACAGCTACTGCCAGCCCTTCTGCCAGGGAGTGAGGAAGGATGACGTGCTGTCACAGTACTGCCAGAAATGTGATGCCCGGGGCGGCCTTGAAGCCGTAAGGCTCAATGCCCCTTATATCTATCAATGCCATTTCAACATTATCGACATTGCCATCCCGATCATCATAGATAATCAATACATAGGGGCAGTCATGGCCGGACAGATCAGGCTCCGTGATTCCGGCCACCAGCTGGAGCAGCTGGTCTCACGGCCGCCGAGTGCCGATACGGAAGACAAGTTCAAGGCGCTTGAAGCGGAGTATGCGTCTCTGCCTACCTTATCCTATGAAGAAGTATCGACCACTGCAGACATGTTATTCCACCTGTGCAATTATGTGGTAGGTGAAGCCATAGCGAAGAATACGACGATCCAAATGTACAAAAAAACGCTGCTCAGGGAACCGGCCTCACCCGCCATCGACTTTGCTCCTGCCTCCAATCAGGTCTACGGCCATCTTCAGGCGATGCAAAGCGAGCTGTCCCATACGCTGGTGGAACATTCGATTAAGGAGCTTAGTGTGATGCAGTTCCGGTCATCCAATCCGCTGCTGCAGCCTGCCTTTGATTATTTCTATCAGCATAAGCATAAGAATATTACCCTGAATGACATGGCCAAACAATGCCATATCAGCCCGAGCTATTTCAGCCGGATCTTCACCAAAGAGACCGGGGAGAACTTCTCCACCTTCGCTCCGCGGCTAAAGGTCGAGTGGGCCAAGCAGCTCCTGGAGACAACCGATCAGCCCGTCAATCAGATCAGCGACACGTTAGGCTTCTGTGATGCCGGCTATTTCATTAAGACATTCAAAAAGTTTGAACACCTCACCCCTTCCGTATACCGGACTATGTACCGTAATAAACAATAG
- a CDS encoding sensor histidine kinase → MEVAKRLHPARWFGRLLIRKKIMYVYIPLIILPLFLLGFVSYRVYTDAIVKKTVNSVSDNSTLIITLMNSMLTNTESAANILTLNLNKVIAEKTPGQGGQVTDLQLYTQITNQLSYALLIFPDVDSAAFISRSGEVYGSTIELEKNAGLVPESSMLSKLENSRNSNIWFSMERRSYLVTNAEEPVLSLGKRIVNINTGETLGYVILNVLEDALSGIYRNIGSIQDESFLIADPDGLVVSALEEDEVLRPLPQGPLRDWVLGPAGQHLIQPSPTGKMLLVSGEISRLGWKLITMVPYNRLNEDTKTITRLIVLIGFVCLLFAILGAGMLSNLIAKPIINLSRHMKHVNEGNLDQHLQVNSSDEIGILASGFNMMMNRVEELLSNIGKEQREKREYELALIQAQIKPHFLYNTLDVIYTLSDMGRPRDVQRTTKALADFYRVVLSNGRDQITLQEELNSVRDYLSIQQIRYSDVFNFKIEIEPDTLSCIIPKLTLQPLVENAIYHGLKTKGSFGELKITGYLEEDKVILKITDDGVGMSEERLLLLETAMKGQEKPVGYGVSSVHERIRLYFGPEYGLHITSKPGQGTEIAVDLPYRAG, encoded by the coding sequence ATGGAAGTTGCCAAGCGTCTTCATCCGGCGAGATGGTTCGGGAGGTTGTTGATACGCAAAAAGATTATGTATGTCTATATTCCACTGATTATTTTACCCTTATTCCTTCTGGGCTTCGTCTCGTACCGCGTATATACCGATGCTATCGTTAAGAAAACCGTCAACAGTGTGTCTGATAATTCCACTTTGATTATTACGCTGATGAACAGCATGCTGACGAATACGGAGAGTGCTGCTAATATATTAACCTTGAACCTGAATAAAGTTATCGCCGAGAAAACGCCCGGGCAGGGCGGGCAAGTCACCGATCTGCAGCTCTATACGCAAATTACCAACCAGTTAAGCTATGCGCTGCTGATTTTTCCCGATGTGGATTCGGCAGCTTTCATCAGCCGGAGCGGTGAAGTTTATGGTTCGACCATTGAGCTGGAAAAGAATGCTGGGCTGGTTCCAGAAAGCAGCATGCTCAGCAAACTGGAGAACTCCCGTAACTCCAACATCTGGTTCTCTATGGAGCGCCGCAGTTATCTGGTCACCAATGCCGAAGAACCCGTGCTCTCCCTCGGCAAGCGAATTGTCAACATCAATACCGGCGAGACGCTGGGTTATGTGATTCTGAATGTACTCGAGGATGCCTTATCCGGCATCTACCGTAATATCGGCTCGATCCAGGATGAATCCTTCCTCATTGCAGATCCGGATGGACTGGTGGTTTCCGCGCTAGAGGAGGACGAGGTCCTGCGGCCTCTCCCTCAAGGTCCTTTAAGAGACTGGGTGCTGGGACCTGCCGGACAGCATCTAATCCAGCCCTCTCCCACAGGAAAAATGCTGCTGGTCAGCGGTGAGATTTCCAGACTAGGCTGGAAACTGATCACCATGGTCCCCTATAACCGGTTGAACGAGGATACCAAAACAATTACCCGTTTGATCGTGCTCATCGGTTTTGTCTGCCTGCTGTTTGCGATTCTCGGTGCCGGCATGTTATCCAATCTGATTGCCAAGCCGATTATCAATCTGTCGCGCCATATGAAGCATGTGAATGAGGGCAATCTGGACCAGCACCTGCAGGTCAACTCCAGCGATGAAATCGGGATTCTCGCCTCCGGCTTTAATATGATGATGAACCGGGTGGAAGAACTGCTGAGTAACATCGGCAAAGAGCAGCGGGAAAAGCGGGAATATGAGCTGGCCTTGATTCAGGCCCAGATCAAGCCCCATTTTTTGTACAATACGCTTGATGTAATATATACGCTCTCGGATATGGGCAGGCCCAGGGATGTACAGCGGACCACGAAGGCGCTCGCCGATTTCTACCGCGTTGTCCTAAGCAACGGCCGGGACCAGATTACACTACAGGAAGAGCTGAACAGCGTGCGCGATTATTTATCTATTCAACAGATCCGGTATTCCGATGTATTCAACTTCAAGATCGAGATTGAACCGGACACGCTTTCTTGTATCATTCCTAAGCTCACCCTTCAGCCTCTTGTGGAAAATGCAATCTACCACGGTCTTAAGACGAAAGGCTCCTTCGGTGAACTGAAGATCACAGGATATCTGGAAGAAGATAAGGTGATCCTGAAAATCACAGATGATGGTGTCGGGATGTCCGAAGAACGGCTCCTCCTGCTGGAGACCGCCATGAAGGGGCAGGAGAAGCCGGTGGGGTATGGAGTAAGCAGTGTTCACGAACGTATCCGGCTGTATTTTGGGCCTGAATACGGATTACATATTACAAGTAAGCCCGGCCAAGGGACAGAGATCGCCGTTGATCTACCCTATCGGGCCGGTTAG